In one Candidatus Nanopelagicus limnes genomic region, the following are encoded:
- a CDS encoding ZIP family metal transporter produces MLVIGLAAITVIATFMGGLLALRAKDRFHLVLGLSAGLLLGLVGFDLLPEIFEMNSSNLGGVKTISIALISGFLFLHFLEQFVGSHEPAESDYGHDHKHAVEIAGVVGAVAMAGHIFLDGVALALAFKVSTELGIAVFIAMIVHAFSDGLNTVALLIKTNQWREKGKYLLGLDAVARIGGAALGSSLTISDANLAIYLAAFSGIVIYLATSHILPEAHSKHPSRVTMVATLAGVVIMWLLVANL; encoded by the coding sequence ATGTTAGTTATTGGATTGGCTGCCATTACCGTTATTGCCACTTTCATGGGTGGATTATTGGCGCTTAGGGCAAAAGATCGATTTCATCTTGTTTTAGGACTATCAGCAGGCTTACTACTTGGACTGGTTGGCTTTGACTTACTGCCGGAGATTTTTGAGATGAATTCATCAAATCTAGGTGGAGTTAAAACGATATCCATAGCTTTGATTTCCGGTTTTCTATTTCTACATTTTTTAGAGCAATTTGTTGGTTCCCATGAACCGGCTGAATCAGATTATGGTCATGACCATAAACATGCCGTTGAAATTGCTGGTGTGGTTGGCGCCGTTGCAATGGCGGGTCACATATTTTTAGATGGTGTTGCATTAGCACTTGCATTTAAAGTTAGTACCGAATTAGGAATAGCAGTTTTCATTGCAATGATTGTTCATGCTTTTAGTGATGGCCTCAATACAGTTGCGTTATTGATTAAAACTAACCAATGGCGTGAAAAAGGTAAGTACCTATTGGGCTTAGATGCAGTGGCTCGAATTGGTGGCGCGGCACTTGGAAGTTCATTAACCATTAGTGATGCTAATTTAGCTATCTACTTAGCAGCATTTTCTGGAATTGTTATTTACCTTGCCACTTCTCATATTTTGCCAGAGGCGCATTCAAAACATCCATCACGGGTGACAATGGTTGCTACCTTAGCCGGCGTCGTAATAATGTGGTTGTTAGTCGCAAACCTTTAA